DNA sequence from the Leuconostoc lactis genome:
CAACTTCATATCAGCAGTATTCAACTGCTTCATTAATGCACGTGTTTGCAAAATAGATGGGGCACTCATTGAGAATTCATCCAAGCCCATACCCATCAACAATGGGACAGCGATTGGATCACCAGCCATTTCACCACACATTGCAACAAACTTACCTTCTTTATGAGCGGCAGTAATCACATTGTTGATCAAACGCAAGATTGATGGATTATAAGGTTGATACAAATAAGCAACCTTATCATTACCACGATCTGCAGCCATTGTATAACCAATCAAATCGTTGGTTCCAATTGAGAAGAAATCCAATTCCTTAGCAAACTTATCAGCCAACATTGCGGCAGCTGGAATTTCAATCATGATACCTAACTTGACATCACCCATTGCCACACCAGCTTCTTCAAGCTTGGCACGTTCTTCTGTATAAATTTGCTTTGCGGCACGGAACTCAGGCAATGTGGCAATCATTGGGAACATAATCCACAAGTTACCAAAGGCTGAGGCACGTAGCAACGCACGGAGTTGTGTGCGGAAGATTTCTGTTTGATCCAAAGAAATACGGATCGCACGATAACCCAAGAATGGATTTTCTTCTTCCGGCAATTTCCAATAGCTCAAGTGCTTGTCGCCACCAATATCCATGGTACGCACTGTCACTGGCTTACCAGCCATCTTTTCAACAACAGTCTTATAAGCTTCAAACTGTTCTTCTTCAGTTGGCAAGTGATCTGATTCCATGTATAGGAATTCAGTACGATACAAACCAATTCCTTCAGCACCGTTTTCCAAAACGGCAGGCATGTCTTTTGGTGAACCAATGTTTGCGCCCACGACAAATGTCTTGCCATCGGCACTGACTGATTGTTGATCTTTCAACAAGGCCCATTCAGCACGTTGTGCTTGATAATCAGCCGCCTTTTGTTGATAACTGGCTAATGTGTCGGCATCTGGGTCGACAATCACATCGCCCGTCAAGCCATCAACAATCACCATGTCACCAGCTGCCACTTCTTTTGTGGCAATTTCAGTTCCCACGACAGCTGGAATTTCCAACGTACGTGCCATGATTGACGCATGCGCTGTACGACCACCCAAATCAGTTAAGATACCCTTAACAAAGTTGCGGTCAAGCTGCGCTGTATCTGAAGGCGTCAAGTCTCTTGCAACCAAGACCACTTCTTCATCAATCAACGCTGGGTTAGGCAAAGCCACATTTAGCAAGTGAGATAGGATACGCTTCGTGACATCACGAATATCTGCTGCACGTTCTTGCATGTAGGCGTTATCCGTCATCGCTTCAAACATGCTGATATACATGTCTGTTACTTCTTTAACAGCTTGTTCAGCATTGACCTTGTCATCAGCAATCTTTTGCTTAAATGCGCCAGACATTTCGGGATCAGCCAAAACCATCAAATGCGCTTCAAACACTTGGGCTTCTTCATCACCAAGGTTTTCAGCAGCTTTTGTTTTAATCAATTCCACATCTGCACTGGCAGCCTTCAAAGCATCGTCGACACGAGCTTGTTCAGCTGTCACATCTGTAATTGTTGTCTTTGAGAAAGACAAATCTGGGTCAACTAACAAGTAGGCCTTTGCAATTGCAATACCATTACTTGCCGCGATTCCTTTGAAGTTCTTAGCCATTATTATTCAGCAAGTCCTTCTTTTTCCATTGCTTCAGTGATAGCAGCCATTGCTGCTTCTTCATCATCACCTTCAGTCTTGATTGTCACATCGGCACCTTGACCAACACCAAGTGACATCACACCCATGATTGACTTCAAGTTAACATCCTTGCCTTGGTATGACAAAGTAACGTCTGATGTGAACTTTGAAGCTGCTTGTACCAACAATGTTGCTGGACGTGCGTGGATACCTGTTTCTGCTACGATATGGAATTCTTTTGATTGTGTCATAATTATTTTCTCCTTTTTAGCTGTGAATCAGCTTCTGATAATAGTGTATCAAAGCGCTTACAAAATATCAAGTAAAATGCCCGGATAAACCTTGATATATCAAGCCCAAGCGCCCAAAATGCCGGTCTCATCGCGTTTGTGATGTAACCGTTTACATGTTTTCCGTGTGACTTTTCAGTAAACGTTAAGATTCTCGGTGACGTGCGCAACATTTGCCAAAAATTCAACACAAAAAGCACCGATCCGGTGCTTTTAAATCGTAAATTCTTGATTACCCGCCGCTTTAGCTAAGCGATTATTATACGCTTTGCCAATTCCAATGGGGGGCATTTTTTCGACATAAATCGTCGCCACTTCTGGCGTTTCGTCATAAAACCGCAGCCCAGCAAAGAGCTGTTCGGTCGCACTTTCAAGTGTTTCGCCTAACGACCACGTTTGCGTCATCGGTAACTGCAATGTTGCCAATGTGTCATCTTGGGCCATCACAACGTCTTGGGCTGTCAGGTTTGATCGCAGCGCCAAAGCATCTAAACGATCAAACATCACCACTGTTTTGTCTGGTGCATAGTGACGATACTTCATCCCTGGTGCTTTTGGTGTGACATGGCTCGCCACCGATGTCGTACTGGTAGCATCAAACACTTGTTGTTGGAGAACGGCTTCTAATTGTTGTTGCGTCACTGCCCCAGGCCGCAAAATGGTTGGCGTATCTGTTGACATGTCAATAACTGTGGACTCCACCCCGACTTCCGTTGGCCCATCGTCCACAATGGCTGCAATCCGGCCTTGCATATCATGCCAAACGTGTTGCGCCGTGGTTGGCGACGGTTTACCAGACGTATTGGCACTTGGGCCAACAATCGGTACCCCGGCTGCGCGAATCACAGCCCGTGCTGTCTCATTGGCAGGCAAACGGAAAGCCACCGTTTGCAACCCACCAGTCACCAACATCGATACCTGATCTGGTTTAATGGGCATGATAATTGTCAAAGAGCCCGGCCAAAATGCGGTCATCAATTGCCGAGCTGCTTCAGAAATCGTGACAAAGGGTGTCAACTGTTCAACGTCTGCAACGGTCATAATAAGCGGATTATCTGCTGGCCGATTTTTCGCCAAAAAGACTTTTTTCACCGCCGCATCATTAGTGGCATCTGCCCCTAAGCCGTAGACTGTTTCTGTTGGAAAAGCCACCACTTCACCGGATTTTAATAACGCGCCCGCCTGCTGCACATCTTGAGTTGTTAGTAATTCTGTCTCCATAATAATCCTACCGACGTCAGACACACGCGACGTCCATTTTATCCTTTCACCACACGCACCATACGATCTAAGCCTGCGAAATCTTTTTTCAAGGTTACCGTTGCATCAGGTAGTGCTTGTTGCATCATGGCTACCACCGCTGGGCCTTGTTTGTAGCCAATTTCAAAATAAGCACGCCCATGTGCCGTTAAATGTTGTGCCAAACCGGCCGCAATCTTAGCGTAAATGGCTAAGCCATCTTGGTCGGCAAACAACGCCAGTTGTGGCTCAAACGCCAAGACACTAGCGTCCATTTCTGCTTCATCAGTCCGCGCGATATACGGTGGATTGCTGACGATAATATCAAAAGTTAAATCCGCAACCCCTTGGAAAACATCACTTTCCACGAAGTGTAACTGATGCAAACCAAAGCGCTGCGCATTACTTTCAGCCACGGACAAGGCATCAGGTGAAATATCGGCGGCAAACCCCTTAACACGTGGATTTTCAAGCATTAACGTCTCAATAATTGCGCCTGAACCCGTCCCAATATCCAACACAGAAACTGGTTCACCTTGGGTCCCACTGGCATCTTGTAAAATCCATTCTACGAGTTGCTCAGTTTCTGGACGGGGAATTAAGACACGTTCATCCACCATGAATTCCCGCCCATAAAAAGGTGCATGCCCCAAAATATATTGTGGTGGTTTGTTTTGGGTTAATTGCGCCACCCACTTTGGCCAAACAGCTGCCAGCGCCGCTGGCATTTGCCGTGATAAATTGGCCCGTAAATAACCGTAGTTAATGTCTAAGGCACCCGTTAACAAGAAGTCCACGTTATCTTTGGCATCTTCTTCTGGCATCCCCGCCTGCGTGAGTTCTAAAACCGCCCACTTACGTGCTTCAAGTAACGACAATTTCACTTGCGCTGGGACAGTTGGTTTGATCTGATCATCCCACTCGTACCAACGCGGTTGAGTCAGCTTAGCAGGTGAACTTGAGCGTTTGTGCGTAGTCTGGTTAGGTTGTTGAAATTGTTTTGGGGTTTCAAAGTTTTTTTCTGTCATTGTTAGGCGTTATTGAGTTCAGCGAGCTTAGCTGTTTGGTCCGCAATGATTAACGCATCAATGACTTCTCCTAATTCACCGTTCATCACGCGATCCAACTTGTTTAATGTCAAACCAATACGATGATCCGTGACACGGTTTTGTGGATAATTGTATGTCCGGATACGTTCTGAACGGTCCCCAGTACCGACGGCAGACTTACGCTGTTCGGCATAAGCTGCTTCATTTTGTTGCGCATAAAAATCATACACACGACTGGCCAGCAACTTCCGTGCCTTATCACGGTTCTTTATCTGTGTTCGTTCTTCTTGCATTTTCACCATGATACCGGTTGGCTTGTGAACCAAACGGACTGCCGTTGACACTTTGTTGACGTTTTGACCACCAGCACCACCTGAACGGAAGAATTCTTCTTCCAAATCAGATTCAGCCAATTCAAAATCAATGTCTTCAAATTCAGGCATCACGCCAACCGTTGCCGTTGACGTGTGGACACGCCCTTGTGTTTCGGTTGATGGGACGCGCTGTACACGATGCGCACCTGATTCAAACTTTAACTTCGAATACACATTATCGCCAGTAATCATCACAGCGACTTCCTTGTAGCCACCAACTTCAGTCGTGGATTCATCAATAATACTCAATGTCCAGCGTTGCTTTTCTGCGTAACGGCGATACATGTCTAACAAGTCAGCGGCAAATAATGAGGATTCATCCCCACCAGCAGCCCCACGAATTTCCATGATAATGTTTTTATCATCATTGGGATCTTTCGGTAACATTAAAATTTTCAATTGGTCTTCCAATTGCGCTTTTTCTGGCTTTAAGTCGGCTAAATCTTCTTTTGCTAATGGTGCCATTTCGGCATCATCTAGTAATTCTTCTGCTTCTTGAATTTCTTGAATGACTTGTTGGTAACGGGTATAGACTTCAACTGTCTCACGCATTTCCCCCGCTTCTTTTGACAATGCCATGTATTTTTGGCCGTCACTCGCCACTTCTGGGTCGGCTAATTGTTCGTTCAGTTCATCATAGCGATCAACAACCGTTTGTAATGATTGAAAAATTGGATCCATCGTTTACTCTCCTCTTCACAGTGGTACACCAACGACTTAACTTAGCCACTGTACCCTGTTGTTATTGTCATAATTTATGTTGAAAAATAGCTTTTTGGCTTTACTTATCCACAGGAAACATCTCGGAAATTTTAGCCAAATCGGGCACGTACCAATGATGGCGACAGGTTGGAATATAAGCTTCATCGCCACCAATAAAGAGTTGTTCCCCAGAACGTTGTGGCTTGCCGTCAACAATTCGTAATTGCGTTGTCGCTTTTTTACCGCAAAATGAGCAAATCGTCTTCATTTCTTCCAGCTTATCAGCCATTTCAATGAGTCGTTTTGAACCTTCAAACAAGTGATTAAAGGCATCTTGTTTTAAACCAAATGCCATCACTGGAATATGTAGGTGATCCACGACTTTGGCTAATTGATCAACTTGTGTTGCGGTTAAAAATTGTGCTTCATCAATCAAGGCCACGGCAAGATTATCACTTTGCTTGGCCTTAATTAAGTCATACAAGTCATCCGTTGGCTTAATCGCTAAAGCTTCGCGCGACAAACCAATCCGACTGGCCACAACGCCCACACCGGCACGGGTATCCACAATCGGCGTCATTAACAACACTTGACGTCCCTGTGATTCGTAATTATGCGCAACTTTCAGGATTTCAATTGATTTACCTGAACTCATTGCCCCATATTCAAAAAATAATTGTGCCATCATCATCCCGTGTCCCAAGTTCCCTCAGTTTATGACACGTCGCCTCCTGAAAAGTTTGTTTGCTGACTTATTTTGTCACTCCTTCCTATTATAACAAATGACAAACGATAACAGGCGCTTTTTCATACCAGAACACAGGTCGGTCAGCTTTTTTAACATTTCATCAAAAATTCCCATCTCAAGGCTACGCGTGGTAAAATGATAATCATGAAAGTGGGGACATTATGACACTTAAAAGTACAATTGCACGCGCTACTGCTAAAAGCGCCTATTGGTTTTTGCATGACGTGATGCACCGTGGTGGCACAAGTCTACCCGGCAAAATCGCGGTCGCAATCGACCCAGATATTCTCAAATCAATCCAACAGGATTTTGACCTCGTGGTGGTGACTGGTACAAATGGTAAAACGTTGACCACTGCCCTCATCACGCGTGTCTTACAAGCTGGTGGCTATGAAGTCATCACCAACCCATCCGGTTCTAACATGATTCAAGGGATTACCGGCACATTGGTGACGACACCAGTCAAGCCTTCGCCAAATGGTAAAAAGCCCGTAGCCGTCTTAGAAGTCGATGAAGCCAACGTTGAAAAAATCACCTCAGCGATCAAGCCAAAAATGTTTGTGCTCACAAACATTTTCCGTGACCAACTTGACCGCTACGGCGAAATTTATACAACGTATGATAAAATCATCGCCGGCATTAAGCATGCACCCGAAGCTACGGTATTAGCCAACGGTGATTCACCAATCTTTACCCGCGGTGATTTCCCAAACAAGCGCCAATATTTTGGCTTTAATCATATCCAACCGGCCGACTATCAACCACAAGTGGCGCCTATCAATACGG
Encoded proteins:
- the ptsP gene encoding phosphoenolpyruvate--protein phosphotransferase, whose amino-acid sequence is MAKNFKGIAASNGIAIAKAYLLVDPDLSFSKTTITDVTAEQARVDDALKAASADVELIKTKAAENLGDEEAQVFEAHLMVLADPEMSGAFKQKIADDKVNAEQAVKEVTDMYISMFEAMTDNAYMQERAADIRDVTKRILSHLLNVALPNPALIDEEVVLVARDLTPSDTAQLDRNFVKGILTDLGGRTAHASIMARTLEIPAVVGTEIATKEVAAGDMVIVDGLTGDVIVDPDADTLASYQQKAADYQAQRAEWALLKDQQSVSADGKTFVVGANIGSPKDMPAVLENGAEGIGLYRTEFLYMESDHLPTEEEQFEAYKTVVEKMAGKPVTVRTMDIGGDKHLSYWKLPEEENPFLGYRAIRISLDQTEIFRTQLRALLRASAFGNLWIMFPMIATLPEFRAAKQIYTEERAKLEEAGVAMGDVKLGIMIEIPAAAMLADKFAKELDFFSIGTNDLIGYTMAADRGNDKVAYLYQPYNPSILRLINNVITAAHKEGKFVAMCGEMAGDPIAVPLLMGMGLDEFSMSAPSILQTRALMKQLNTADMKLLAEKALDAETNDEVIALVESAID
- the prfA gene encoding peptide chain release factor 1; translation: MDPIFQSLQTVVDRYDELNEQLADPEVASDGQKYMALSKEAGEMRETVEVYTRYQQVIQEIQEAEELLDDAEMAPLAKEDLADLKPEKAQLEDQLKILMLPKDPNDDKNIIMEIRGAAGGDESSLFAADLLDMYRRYAEKQRWTLSIIDESTTEVGGYKEVAVMITGDNVYSKLKFESGAHRVQRVPSTETQGRVHTSTATVGVMPEFEDIDFELAESDLEEEFFRSGGAGGQNVNKVSTAVRLVHKPTGIMVKMQEERTQIKNRDKARKLLASRVYDFYAQQNEAAYAEQRKSAVGTGDRSERIRTYNYPQNRVTDHRIGLTLNKLDRVMNGELGEVIDALIIADQTAKLAELNNA
- the prmC gene encoding peptide chain release factor N(5)-glutamine methyltransferase gives rise to the protein MTEKNFETPKQFQQPNQTTHKRSSSPAKLTQPRWYEWDDQIKPTVPAQVKLSLLEARKWAVLELTQAGMPEEDAKDNVDFLLTGALDINYGYLRANLSRQMPAALAAVWPKWVAQLTQNKPPQYILGHAPFYGREFMVDERVLIPRPETEQLVEWILQDASGTQGEPVSVLDIGTGSGAIIETLMLENPRVKGFAADISPDALSVAESNAQRFGLHQLHFVESDVFQGVADLTFDIIVSNPPYIARTDEAEMDASVLAFEPQLALFADQDGLAIYAKIAAGLAQHLTAHGRAYFEIGYKQGPAVVAMMQQALPDATVTLKKDFAGLDRMVRVVKG
- a CDS encoding L-threonylcarbamoyladenylate synthase, whose amino-acid sequence is METELLTTQDVQQAGALLKSGEVVAFPTETVYGLGADATNDAAVKKVFLAKNRPADNPLIMTVADVEQLTPFVTISEAARQLMTAFWPGSLTIIMPIKPDQVSMLVTGGLQTVAFRLPANETARAVIRAAGVPIVGPSANTSGKPSPTTAQHVWHDMQGRIAAIVDDGPTEVGVESTVIDMSTDTPTILRPGAVTQQQLEAVLQQQVFDATSTTSVASHVTPKAPGMKYRHYAPDKTVVMFDRLDALALRSNLTAQDVVMAQDDTLATLQLPMTQTWSLGETLESATEQLFAGLRFYDETPEVATIYVEKMPPIGIGKAYNNRLAKAAGNQEFTI
- a CDS encoding thymidine kinase is translated as MAQLFFEYGAMSSGKSIEILKVAHNYESQGRQVLLMTPIVDTRAGVGVVASRIGLSREALAIKPTDDLYDLIKAKQSDNLAVALIDEAQFLTATQVDQLAKVVDHLHIPVMAFGLKQDAFNHLFEGSKRLIEMADKLEEMKTICSFCGKKATTQLRIVDGKPQRSGEQLFIGGDEAYIPTCRHHWYVPDLAKISEMFPVDK
- a CDS encoding phosphocarrier protein HPr; protein product: MTQSKEFHIVAETGIHARPATLLVQAASKFTSDVTLSYQGKDVNLKSIMGVMSLGVGQGADVTIKTEGDDEEAAMAAITEAMEKEGLAE